One stretch of Streptococcus australis DNA includes these proteins:
- a CDS encoding ASCH domain-containing protein encodes MTPQEMWNIYKQINPSIGDEIDAWAFGVDADLLADLVLKGEKTATASAYDLYAVDNEPLPREGTFDIILDSQDRAVCIVEITKVSVESFNQVSAEHAFKEGEGDKSLAYWRQVHKDCFAEWLREAGLTFTPDSKVVLEEFRKVYPQ; translated from the coding sequence ATGACACCGCAAGAAATGTGGAATATTTACAAGCAAATTAACCCCTCTATCGGCGATGAGATAGATGCCTGGGCTTTTGGAGTAGATGCCGATCTCTTGGCAGATTTGGTTTTAAAAGGCGAAAAGACAGCAACCGCCTCAGCCTATGATCTTTATGCAGTTGATAACGAACCCCTTCCGCGAGAAGGAACTTTTGATATCATTTTAGATAGCCAAGATCGAGCTGTCTGCATTGTCGAAATTACAAAGGTCTCTGTCGAATCCTTTAATCAAGTTTCTGCTGAACATGCCTTTAAGGAAGGGGAAGGTGACAAATCCCTAGCCTATTGGCGTCAGGTTCATAAGGACTGTTTCGCCGAGTGGCTGAGAGAGGCAGGACTGACTTTTACACCTGACAGCAAGGTTGTTTTGGAAGAATTTCGCAAGGTTTATCCACAGTAA